In the Cydia amplana chromosome 14, ilCydAmpl1.1, whole genome shotgun sequence genome, one interval contains:
- the LOC134654040 gene encoding uncharacterized protein LOC134654040 — MHTDYRGRSTIGKIVREVCQAIWETLLGESIPRITKNLLEQIADEFFKNTNFPNCIGALDADEGLPLTNNIMRPYPGKHLTIQQRVFNYRLSRARRYVECTFGILANKWRIFHRPLNVQYNFATDIIKACCVIHNFVISRDGIKQPEELLIDDGFSDLHHSTNYMSSTNPVNIRNEFCKYFSSDVGALSWQLSKI; from the exons ATGCATACAGATTATCGTGGAAGAAGTACAATCGGAAAAATAGTTAGAGAAGTCTGTCAAGCTATATGGGAAACCCTTCTAGGTGAAAGTATACCTAGAATAACAAAGAATCTACTAGAACAAATCGCGGATGagttttttaaaaatactaacttCCCCAATTGCATTGGGGCCCTGGATG CAGACGAAGGCTTACCTTTAACGAATAACATAATGCGTCCATATCCAGGAAAACACTTGACTATACAACAAAGAGTTTTTAATTATCGCTTGAGTCGCGCAAGAAGATACGTTGAATGTACTTTCGGTATTCTAGCAAATAAGTGGCGCATTTTTCATCGACCACTGAATGTCCAATATAACTTTGCAACAGATATTATAAAGGCATGTTGTGTTATTCACAATTTTGTTATTAGTAGAGATGGAATTAAACAACCTGAAGAACTACTGATTGACGACGGTTTTTCAGATTTACATCATTCAACAAATTATATGTCCTCGACAAACCCAGTTAACATAAGAAATGAATTCTGTAAATACTTTTCTAGTGATGTGGGAGCCCTTAGTTGGCaattaagtaaaatataa